A region of Dioscorea cayenensis subsp. rotundata cultivar TDr96_F1 chromosome 5, TDr96_F1_v2_PseudoChromosome.rev07_lg8_w22 25.fasta, whole genome shotgun sequence DNA encodes the following proteins:
- the LOC120262400 gene encoding peroxidase 12-like, producing MASMLMLILVLFGATLAGFSDAQPTPVSGLSYTFYKSTCPKLESIIRNQLKKDFNSNISLAAGLLRLHFHDCFVQGCDASVLLDGSASGPSEQEAPPNLTLQQAAFKAINDLRALIDAQCGQVVSCADVVAIAARDSVALSGGPDYKVPLGRRDSLNFATQNATSASLPPPTSNVSFLITTLNKINLTVTDLVTLSGGHTIGRAHCTSFTNRLYPTQDTNMDKTFANNLKLTCPAANTTNTTVNDIRTPNTFDNKYYVDLMNRQGLFTSDQGLYSDSRTKSLVLKFALNQTQFFEQFALSMVKMGQLSVLTGSQGEIRTNCSARNSGSGLWSVLEPLVETASTF from the exons ATGGCTTCAATGCTCATGTTAATCTTAGTGCTCTTTGGAGCCACTTTGGCTGGGTTCTCAGATGCTCAGCCAACACCAGTCTCTGGTCTTTCCTACACTTTCTACAAGTCCACCTGCCCAAAACTAGAGTCCATTATAAGAAATCAACTCAAAAAGGATTTCAACAGTAATATAAGCCTTGCTGCTGGCCTTCTCCGGCTTCATTTCCATGACTGTTTTGTTCAG GGATGTGATGCGTCGGTGTTGTTGGACGGGTCGGCGAGTGGGCCGAGTGAGCAGGAGGCGCCACCGAACCTGACGTTGCAGCAGGCGGCGTTCAAGGCTATCAATGATCTGCGCGCGTTGATCGATGCGCAGTGTGGGCAGGTTGTTTCTTGTGCTGATGTTGTCGCTATCGCTGCGCGTGACTCTGTTGCTCTG TCTGGTGGACCGGACTACAAAGTCCCACTCGGCCGGCGAGACAGCCTCAACTTCGCCACCCAAAACGCCACCAGCGCCAGCCTCCCTCCTCCGACCTCCAACGTCAGCTTCCTCATCACCACTCTCAACAAGATCAACCTCACCGTCACCGACCTCGTCACCCTCTCCGGCGGTCACACCATTGGCCGTGCCCACTGCACCTCCTTCACCAACCGTCTCTACCCAACTCAAGACACTAACATGGACAAGACCTTCGCCAACAACCTCAAACTCACTTGCCCGGCCGCCAACACCACCAACACCACCGTCAACGACATCCGTACACCAAACACATTTGATAACAAGTACTACGTTGACCTTATGAACAGACAAGGCCTCTTCACGTCTGATCAGGGACTCTACTCTGATTCCAGGACTAAGTCCCTTGTTCTTAAATTTGCTCTTAATCAGACACAGTTCTTTGAGCAGTTTGCTTTGTCAATGGTGAAGATGGGCCAGCTCAGTGTGCTCACTGGATCTCAGGGTGAGATCAGGACTAACTGCTCTGCACGTAACTCTGGCTCTGGTTTGTGGTCTGTGCTTGAGCCATTGGTTGAGACTGCTTCTACTTTTTAG